In the genome of Nymphaea colorata isolate Beijing-Zhang1983 chromosome 9, ASM883128v2, whole genome shotgun sequence, one region contains:
- the LOC116260736 gene encoding uncharacterized protein LOC116260736 isoform X2, producing MDRNRDLQDIVAMQLTSPFSGLQRSRTWRLMLGLCWFLLHLLVKLHHLVIRIARKLQCYLILIGYMFNCVRLGLNKLQSVAIVVDSEEAFQISKIFSLVRWLSKFGVKHISLYDMDGVLKESKKFLVKNWADLSPREWKEVDKKVGSRHQKSVDLEWLSFSDGKEAVVRASMYICSNYSKPVTADAPQTKQTLTEADLDKALRAVGSCGPEPDLLFIFGPARCHLGFPAWRLRYTEIIHMGKLRSLSFSAVLKVLYDFSKKHQNYGK from the exons ATGgacag GAACAGAGACTTGCAAGATATAGTGGCAATGCAGTTGACATCTCCTTTTTCA GGTCTACAGAGATCTAGAACATGGAGACTTATGCTTGGTCTCTGCTGGTTTCTGCTTCATCTACTGGTTAAGCTGCATCATCTGGTCATACGAATAGCTCGCAAGTTACAATGCTATCTTATCCTGATTGGGTATATGTTTAACTGCGTCCGACTAGGACTAAATAAACTTCAATCTGTAGCTATTGTGGTGGACAGTGAAGAAGCTTTTCAGATCTCAAAAATATTTAGTCTTGTTCGCTGGTTATCAAAATTTGGTGTGAAGCATATTTCTCTTTACGATATGGATG GAGTTTTAAAAGAGTCAAAGAAATTTCTCGTCAAAAATTGGGCTGATCTGAGTCCACGAGAGTGGAAG GAAGTTGATAAGAAAGTTGGATCTCGTCATCAGAAGTCTGTGGACCTGGAATGGTTGTCCTTTTCTGATGGGAAGGAAGCAGTTGTTAGGGCCAGCATGTATATCTGCTCCAACTACTCAAAACCTGTGACTGCTGATGCACCACAAACCAAGCAAACGCTTACAGAGGCTGATCTGGACAAAGCACTGAGAGCAGTTG GTTCTTGCGGACCAGAACCTGATCTCCTCTTCATATTTGGGCCTGCGAGATGCCATTTAGGTTTCCCAGCATGGAGATTGAGATACACAGAAATCAT ACATATGGGGAAGCTGAGATCGTTGTCTTTCAGTGCCGTACTGAAGGTACTCTATGACTTTTCAAAGAAACATCAGAATTATGGCAAGTAG
- the LOC116260736 gene encoding uncharacterized protein LOC116260736 isoform X1 gives MDRNRDLQDIVAMQLTSPFSGLQRSRTWRLMLGLCWFLLHLLVKLHHLVIRIARKLQCYLILIGYMFNCVRLGLNKLQSVAIVVDSEEAFQISKIFSLVRWLSKFGVKHISLYDMDGVLKESKKFLVKNWADLSPREWKEVDKKVGSRHQKSVDLEWLSFSDGKEAVVRASMYICSNYSKPVTADAPQTKQTLTEADLDKALRAVGWLRSCGPEPDLLFIFGPARCHLGFPAWRLRYTEIIHMGKLRSLSFSAVLKVLYDFSKKHQNYGK, from the exons ATGgacag GAACAGAGACTTGCAAGATATAGTGGCAATGCAGTTGACATCTCCTTTTTCA GGTCTACAGAGATCTAGAACATGGAGACTTATGCTTGGTCTCTGCTGGTTTCTGCTTCATCTACTGGTTAAGCTGCATCATCTGGTCATACGAATAGCTCGCAAGTTACAATGCTATCTTATCCTGATTGGGTATATGTTTAACTGCGTCCGACTAGGACTAAATAAACTTCAATCTGTAGCTATTGTGGTGGACAGTGAAGAAGCTTTTCAGATCTCAAAAATATTTAGTCTTGTTCGCTGGTTATCAAAATTTGGTGTGAAGCATATTTCTCTTTACGATATGGATG GAGTTTTAAAAGAGTCAAAGAAATTTCTCGTCAAAAATTGGGCTGATCTGAGTCCACGAGAGTGGAAG GAAGTTGATAAGAAAGTTGGATCTCGTCATCAGAAGTCTGTGGACCTGGAATGGTTGTCCTTTTCTGATGGGAAGGAAGCAGTTGTTAGGGCCAGCATGTATATCTGCTCCAACTACTCAAAACCTGTGACTGCTGATGCACCACAAACCAAGCAAACGCTTACAGAGGCTGATCTGGACAAAGCACTGAGAGCAGTTGGTTGGCTTC GTTCTTGCGGACCAGAACCTGATCTCCTCTTCATATTTGGGCCTGCGAGATGCCATTTAGGTTTCCCAGCATGGAGATTGAGATACACAGAAATCAT ACATATGGGGAAGCTGAGATCGTTGTCTTTCAGTGCCGTACTGAAGGTACTCTATGACTTTTCAAAGAAACATCAGAATTATGGCAAGTAG
- the LOC116260735 gene encoding plant-specific TFIIB-related protein 1 isoform X1 translates to MSHPVRCPYCLGAQGRCTTLPSSGRAVTECASCGRVVEEHQSYAHDLFVLRAQDSPLCVVTPDVAQLPLPPLDSDDAECDPFENTGFITAFSTWSLELHPVFAHTTTSFSGHLAEMERVLQFDSADPSASLVDNLRAYLQIVDVSSILGVDRDISDHAVQLFRDCASTTCLRNRNIEALATAALLQAIREAQEPRTLQEISAAANVAQKEIGKYLKFLVEALKLSQPINSNSISVHMPRFCTLLQLDKSTQDLATYIGEVVTNKCFCTRRNPISISAAAIYLSCQLEDKRKTQAEICKVTGLTEVTLRKVYKELLENRDDLLPPDYTPAVPLDKAFPMTTVASGRSTSLKPDVVDLSSSSTGQAKLLNDTTKPRKIQEGTEGDQHQQAGKGKEKEAEYRDAALRGSPLTERANNNDPGALQWQSSLLFRMPALRESGSSTRPERDIDINEAQPCSREEGDCKHKGAGSGNSGGFLPGSGWRFSASRSTEAHAPPVYQKLTAGLIGHVDQLQVKKGNLPGVEGKSHRK, encoded by the exons aTGAGCCATCCCGTCCGGTGCCCCTACTGTTTGGGCGCGCAAGGGAGGTGTACGACGTTGCCGTCGTCGGGGAGGGCGGTGACGGAGTGCGCGTCGTGTGGGCGGGTGGTGGAGGAGCACCAGTCCTACGCCCACGACCTGTTTGTCCTCCGGGCTCAGGACTCCCCTCTCTGCGTCGTTACCCCTGATGTGGCCCAGCTGCCGCTCCCGCCACTCGACAGTGACGATGCCGAATGCGACCCCTTCGAGAACACCGGCTTCATCACCGCCTTCTCCACCTGGTCCCTCGAGCTCCACCCCGTCTTCGCTCACACCACTACCAGCTTTTCAGGGCACCTGGCCGAGATGGAGCGTGTCCTCCAGTTCGACTCTGCCGACCCTTCCGCCAGCCTCGTCGACAACCTCAGGGCCTACCTGCAGATCGTCGACGTCTCGTCCATCTTGGGCGTGGACCGTGACATCTCAGACCACGCCGTCCAATTGTTCAGGGATTGCGCCTCCACCACCTGCCTCAGGAACCGCAATATCGAGGCCCTCGCCACCGCTGCCCTGCTTCAGGCTATCCGGGAAGCACAGGAGCCCAGAACCCTTCAG GAAATTTCAGCGGCAGCCAATGTTGCCCAGAAGGAGATCGGCAAGTACCTCAAGTTTCTGGTGGAGGCACTTAAATTAAGCCAGCCCATTAATAGCAATTCCATATCCGTTCACATGCCCAGGTTCTGCACGCTCCTCCAACTCGACAAATCCACTCAG GATTTGGCAACCTACATTGGCGAAGTCGTGACAAACAAATGCTTCTGTACTCGCCGGAATCCAATAAGCATTTCGGCGGCAGCCATCTACCTATCCTGCCAGTTGGAAGATAAGCGGAAAACTCAGGCTGAAATATGTAAGGTGACCGGGCTAACGGAGGTTACCCTGCGTAAGGTTTACAAGGAGCTTCTTGAGAACCGTGACGACCTTCTTCCACCCGATTACACTCCGGCTGTCCCACTGGACAAGGCGTTCCCCATGACAACTGTCGCCTCCGGCCGCTCAACATCTCTGAAGCCCGATGTCGTGgatctctcttcctcttcgaCCGGCCAGGCTAAGCTCTTAAATGACACAACAAAACCCAGAAAGATTCAAGAAGGTACAGAGGGGGATCAACACCAACAGGCAGGGAAAGGCAAGGAGAAGGAGGCAGAGTATCGGGACGCTGCTCTTCGGGGCTCCCCATTAACGGAAAGAGCAAACAACAACGATCCGGGTGCCTTACAGTGGCAGTCTTCACTTCTATTCCGTATGCCTGCTCTGAGGGAAAGCGGGAGCTCTACAAGGCCAGAAAGAGACATAGACATTAATGAGGCGCAGCCATGCTCTCGAGAAGAAGGTGACTGCAAGCACAAGGGAGCCGGTTCCGGGAATTCGGGTGGTTTCCTTCCAGGTAGTGGTTGGCGTTTTTCTGCTTCTCGTTCAACCGAAGCTCATGCACCGCCAGTCTATCAAAAATTGACTGCTGGGTTGATTGGGCACGTAGATCAGTTACAAGTCAAGAAGGGGAATCTCCCAGGCGTTGAAGGCAAAAGCCACAGGAAGTGA